Proteins from a genomic interval of Lacticaseibacillus pabuli:
- a CDS encoding ABC transporter ATP-binding protein, with product MMEARTNMPSKQSPARPEFKFRDFFKLIAKTHPKYWQLITGLVLGLIATGAQLIVPQFASGLINRIGKNISPWLIGGAIALFILSAVISAVSGTVLGFFGEDVVAKLRGTLWGKALKLPVSYFDEKKSGEVSSRLVNDSTQVKDLLANSFPSMITSAMQLVGALVLMLLMDWKMTAIMFVAVPLFMLIMMPISKRSRKVGFARQEALANFTGESTEILGELRLVKSSNAEAHEEETGNKEISTLYQVGLKEAIYDSIASPILQAAMMGLVIGVLAYGASRVMAGTMTLGTLVAFLMYLFQMMGPAGAIGRFATDLAKTSGSTQRIAELLDAKEEDQTSGVPAVTEGQTLKAEHLDFAYRDDDKQILHDVSFTAAPNQIIAFAGPSGGGKSTIFALLERFYKPTGGKIMLGDTDAQDINLASWRQQIGLVSQDSPIMAGTIRYNLTYGLDDSKFSDDDLWRVLQMAYADDFVRNMPNGLDTQVGERGVKVSGGQRQRIAIARAFLRDPKILMLDEATASLDSESEMMVQKALDKLLAGRTTLVIAHRLSTIVDADEIYFIENGAVSGHGKHQELVKSHPLYREYVENQMRQPA from the coding sequence ATCATGGAAGCACGTACAAATATGCCGAGCAAGCAAAGCCCAGCACGTCCTGAATTTAAGTTTCGTGACTTTTTCAAACTAATTGCGAAGACCCATCCCAAGTACTGGCAACTGATTACAGGCCTGGTGCTCGGGCTGATTGCCACGGGTGCTCAGCTCATCGTGCCACAGTTTGCTTCGGGGCTCATCAACCGCATCGGCAAAAACATCAGTCCTTGGCTGATTGGTGGGGCCATCGCCCTGTTCATCCTGAGCGCCGTCATTAGTGCGGTTTCTGGGACCGTACTCGGCTTCTTTGGTGAGGATGTCGTGGCCAAACTGCGTGGTACACTCTGGGGCAAAGCCCTGAAGCTACCGGTTAGCTACTTTGATGAAAAGAAGTCTGGTGAAGTCTCCTCACGCTTGGTGAACGACTCCACCCAAGTCAAAGATCTGCTGGCCAACTCGTTTCCTTCTATGATAACGAGCGCCATGCAACTGGTCGGCGCGCTAGTCCTGATGTTACTGATGGACTGGAAGATGACCGCGATTATGTTCGTGGCTGTTCCCCTCTTTATGCTCATCATGATGCCGATTTCCAAGCGGTCTCGGAAGGTCGGCTTTGCCCGCCAAGAGGCCCTCGCCAACTTTACGGGTGAGAGCACTGAAATTCTGGGCGAACTGCGGCTCGTCAAGTCTTCAAACGCTGAAGCGCACGAAGAAGAAACGGGTAACAAGGAAATCAGCACCCTATACCAAGTTGGTTTGAAGGAAGCTATCTACGATTCCATCGCTTCGCCTATCTTGCAGGCTGCCATGATGGGGCTCGTCATTGGTGTGCTGGCATATGGCGCTAGTCGGGTGATGGCCGGGACCATGACCCTGGGCACGCTGGTTGCCTTCCTCATGTACCTGTTCCAGATGATGGGTCCTGCCGGTGCTATCGGTCGCTTCGCCACGGACTTGGCCAAGACTTCGGGCAGCACCCAGCGCATTGCTGAACTGCTAGACGCCAAGGAAGAGGACCAGACTTCTGGCGTTCCCGCCGTTACTGAAGGCCAGACCCTCAAGGCGGAACACCTCGACTTTGCCTACCGGGATGACGATAAACAGATTCTGCACGACGTCTCCTTCACGGCGGCACCAAACCAAATCATTGCCTTCGCTGGGCCATCTGGCGGCGGCAAGTCGACCATCTTTGCCCTGCTGGAGCGCTTCTACAAGCCGACCGGCGGCAAGATCATGCTCGGCGACACGGATGCACAGGACATTAACCTGGCATCCTGGCGTCAGCAAATCGGCCTGGTCAGCCAAGATTCACCGATTATGGCCGGCACGATTCGCTACAATCTGACTTACGGACTTGATGACAGCAAGTTCTCCGATGACGATTTGTGGCGCGTGCTCCAGATGGCCTACGCCGACGACTTTGTCCGCAACATGCCTAACGGACTCGACACTCAGGTCGGTGAGCGCGGCGTGAAGGTTTCGGGCGGGCAGCGGCAACGCATTGCCATTGCACGTGCCTTCCTGCGTGACCCAAAGATCCTCATGCTCGATGAGGCAACTGCTAGCCTCGACTCCGAATCCGAAATGATGGTTCAAAAGGCCTTGGACAAGCTGCTGGCCGGCCGCACCACGCTGGTCATTGCGCACCGCCTGAGCACCATTGTTGACGCCGACGAGATCTACTTCATCGAAAACGGCGCTGTCAGTGGTCACGGCAAGCACCAAGAACTGGTTAAGAGCCACCCACTGTACCGTGAGTACGTGGAGAACCAAATGCGCCAGCCAGCATAG
- a CDS encoding MarR family winged helix-turn-helix transcriptional regulator has protein sequence MSNTTSDLLEQFGKLFSQPGFAQAAFQAQHFGQHPREHGRGQERLLRLLADNDGISNADITVALDIRPSSVSALVTKLESAGIIERRESADDKRVLLIYLTEKGQSLINTSRAVRDDLSDGIFASLTDEEREQLNAILGKLIENMQTGDPMKDARQRMREFRDENRDLYDKLSEGRHHHGRGFGPGFGPGRGFGPWGGGFGPGRGHGHGGHHDHRDDDADEGFNDDEF, from the coding sequence ATGTCTAACACAACTTCAGATTTGCTCGAACAATTTGGCAAACTCTTTAGCCAGCCCGGTTTTGCGCAAGCCGCATTCCAGGCCCAGCATTTTGGTCAGCATCCGCGCGAACACGGCCGCGGTCAGGAGCGCCTCTTGCGGCTGCTCGCTGACAACGATGGCATCAGCAATGCTGACATCACCGTTGCCCTCGACATCCGCCCTAGCTCCGTTTCAGCCCTCGTTACCAAGCTGGAAAGCGCAGGGATTATCGAGCGCCGTGAATCCGCAGATGACAAACGTGTCCTATTGATTTACTTAACTGAGAAGGGTCAGTCCCTGATTAACACCAGCCGCGCCGTTCGTGACGATCTATCAGATGGCATCTTTGCTAGTCTGACCGACGAAGAACGTGAGCAGCTGAACGCCATTCTCGGTAAGCTAATCGAGAATATGCAGACCGGCGATCCGATGAAGGACGCCCGTCAGCGGATGCGCGAGTTCCGCGATGAGAACCGTGACCTTTACGACAAGCTCTCCGAGGGTCGCCACCACCACGGTCGCGGCTTCGGCCCTGGCTTTGGTCCCGGCCGTGGCTTCGGTCCTTGGGGCGGTGGTTTCGGTCCTGGCCGCGGACACGGTCATGGCGGTCATCACGATCACCGCGACGACGACGCTGACGAAGGTTTTAACGACGACGAATTCTAA
- a CDS encoding Nramp family divalent metal transporter: protein MQNSSEPGRKHKLIEYANGPSLEEINGTVEVPKGKGFWKTLFAYSGPGALVAVGYMDPGNWSTSITGGQNFQYLLMSIILISSLIAMLLQNMAAKLGIVTRMDLAQAIRARTSKTLGIILWIMTEFAIMATDIAEVIGAAIALYLLFHIPLVIAVFITVFDVLLLLLLTKIGFRKIEAIVVALILVILLVFVYQVALSDPDWGGIISGLVPSAKTVATHPTVAGMTPLSGALGIIGATVMPHNLYLHSAISQTRKIDHNDEEDVATAVKFSAWDSNIQLSFAFVVNSLLLIMGVAVFKSGVVKDPSFFGLFKALSDTSMLSNGVLIAVAKSGILSILFAVALLASGQNSTITGTLTGQVIMEGFIHMRMPLWARRLVTRLISVIPVLFCVWMTRNLPAVDEHEALNNLMNNSQVFLAFALPFSMLPLLMMTNSEVEMGKRFKNSMWVKVCGWVFVIGLTYLNMLGLPDAFAGFLGDGASASQISTAHIFAYVTIVLVLALLAWCTYDLYRGNQRLAKAHRDHAEEA, encoded by the coding sequence ATGCAAAATTCGTCTGAACCAGGCCGTAAGCATAAGCTTATTGAATATGCGAACGGTCCCTCACTTGAGGAAATCAACGGTACTGTTGAAGTGCCGAAGGGGAAAGGCTTCTGGAAAACCCTGTTCGCCTACTCAGGCCCAGGTGCTTTAGTCGCTGTTGGGTACATGGATCCAGGTAACTGGTCAACCAGTATCACCGGTGGTCAAAACTTCCAGTACCTTCTGATGTCGATCATTTTGATTTCCAGCTTAATTGCCATGCTTCTACAGAACATGGCCGCTAAGCTGGGGATTGTTACCCGCATGGACCTTGCGCAAGCTATCCGTGCCCGTACGAGCAAAACCCTTGGCATTATCCTCTGGATCATGACCGAGTTCGCCATCATGGCTACTGATATCGCTGAAGTTATCGGTGCCGCGATTGCCCTCTACCTCTTGTTCCACATTCCCTTAGTCATCGCCGTTTTCATCACTGTATTCGATGTGCTGCTATTATTGCTGTTGACTAAGATTGGTTTCCGTAAGATTGAAGCGATTGTTGTTGCTTTAATTTTGGTTATCTTGCTTGTGTTTGTGTACCAGGTTGCTTTGTCTGACCCTGACTGGGGTGGCATTATCAGCGGCCTTGTACCATCCGCAAAGACGGTCGCAACACATCCAACTGTTGCTGGGATGACACCACTGTCTGGTGCCTTGGGTATCATTGGTGCGACGGTTATGCCACATAACCTGTACTTGCACTCTGCCATTTCCCAAACCCGTAAGATTGACCACAACGATGAAGAAGATGTCGCAACGGCCGTTAAGTTCAGTGCCTGGGATTCTAACATCCAGCTGTCCTTTGCCTTCGTTGTTAACTCACTGCTCCTGATCATGGGTGTTGCCGTGTTCAAGTCTGGTGTGGTTAAGGATCCATCATTCTTCGGTCTGTTCAAGGCTTTGTCTGACACGTCAATGCTTTCCAACGGTGTTTTGATTGCCGTTGCCAAGTCCGGGATTCTGTCAATCCTATTCGCTGTCGCACTGCTGGCTTCAGGTCAAAACTCGACCATTACTGGTACTTTAACTGGTCAAGTTATCATGGAAGGGTTCATTCACATGCGCATGCCACTCTGGGCACGTCGTCTGGTAACCCGTCTGATTTCTGTTATCCCTGTTCTATTCTGTGTTTGGATGACCCGCAACCTGCCGGCCGTCGATGAACACGAAGCGCTGAACAACCTCATGAACAACTCTCAAGTGTTCCTGGCGTTCGCGCTGCCATTCTCAATGCTGCCACTGCTCATGATGACCAATAGTGAGGTCGAAATGGGTAAGCGGTTCAAGAACTCGATGTGGGTTAAGGTCTGCGGTTGGGTTTTTGTTATTGGTTTGACCTACCTCAACATGCTTGGTCTGCCAGATGCCTTCGCTGGATTCCTCGGTGATGGTGCATCTGCTAGCCAGATCAGTACCGCGCACATCTTTGCTTACGTTACCATCGTCCTTGTGCTTGCACTTCTCGCATGGTGCACGTATGATTTGTACCGTGGTAACCAGCGTTTAGCAAAGGCACACCGTGATCATGCTGAGGAGGCATAA
- a CDS encoding universal stress protein, whose protein sequence is MAENEFKRILVGVDDSPDALAALQYAIHRAKDDGSELIIASVLEDGEMNVYQALTKDYVHGERDELEAHLEKYVGLAEEAGVEQVRAVIGEGNPGEVLVKTITPKYKPDLLIIGAKANKGIAQLMGSQAAYMAKHSRISVMIVRE, encoded by the coding sequence ATGGCTGAAAATGAATTTAAAAGAATTTTGGTTGGTGTCGATGACTCTCCTGACGCACTGGCAGCTCTCCAATACGCCATTCATCGCGCAAAGGACGACGGTTCAGAACTTATTATCGCGTCAGTCCTCGAAGACGGTGAAATGAACGTCTACCAGGCCCTCACCAAGGACTATGTCCATGGTGAACGCGACGAACTCGAGGCTCACCTTGAGAAGTATGTTGGTCTGGCTGAAGAAGCTGGTGTCGAACAGGTTCGCGCCGTTATCGGTGAAGGTAACCCTGGTGAAGTGTTGGTTAAGACCATCACGCCTAAGTACAAGCCAGACCTCTTGATTATTGGGGCCAAGGCCAACAAGGGAATTGCCCAGTTAATGGGTAGCCAGGCCGCTTACATGGCCAAGCACTCCCGCATTTCAGTTATGATCGTACGCGAATAG
- a CDS encoding GGDEF domain-containing protein, with amino-acid sequence MIQQVLANIFLVVASTLGFVTVYQQIDDGTKKRVAAERSLSPAAREVPLVIYVCAVLLVLNFASSGFHGLMYWVFVNLKAIIMIYASLLMPTMRGFVIVQICGAYTLNSTGNMTGYTWAFYLLAAAIMLGQRWASAHLRQHDFLYLLPATAIGLLSWVLAGVRLQSTVALSTIIINMGSLLWAFFALWDYDLYQRQDQRVIAQLSHQVQYDGLTQVRNWPTFQQDFNHAYDAGGELALITLDIDHFKAINDTYGHLVGNQALMVVATTLRECLSDEPACRLYRTGGEEFAIIAPQHELSQATDLVLKSQRRLRNAKIRYSKGEFFLSASFGLAIVNGKDTNSTAVFKRADHYLYQSKRCGRDCVTIEGTTMTAS; translated from the coding sequence ATGATTCAGCAAGTGCTTGCCAACATTTTCCTTGTTGTCGCCAGTACGCTGGGCTTCGTCACAGTGTACCAACAGATTGACGACGGCACGAAAAAGCGTGTCGCCGCAGAACGTAGCCTGAGTCCAGCCGCTCGCGAAGTGCCACTGGTCATCTACGTTTGCGCCGTTTTACTGGTCTTAAACTTTGCCAGCAGCGGTTTCCACGGCCTCATGTACTGGGTCTTCGTGAATCTAAAGGCCATCATTATGATCTATGCCAGCCTGCTGATGCCGACGATGCGTGGCTTTGTCATTGTCCAGATTTGCGGCGCGTACACGCTCAACTCAACGGGCAACATGACCGGCTACACCTGGGCGTTTTACTTACTTGCCGCGGCGATTATGCTGGGTCAACGCTGGGCCAGTGCCCATTTGCGGCAGCATGACTTCCTCTACCTACTGCCTGCGACCGCAATCGGCCTCTTGTCCTGGGTGCTCGCTGGGGTACGCCTGCAGAGTACCGTTGCCTTATCCACCATCATTATCAACATGGGCAGCCTGCTCTGGGCGTTCTTTGCACTCTGGGATTATGACCTTTACCAGCGCCAGGACCAACGTGTAATCGCACAGCTCAGCCACCAGGTACAGTACGACGGGTTAACCCAAGTGCGCAACTGGCCGACCTTCCAGCAAGACTTCAACCACGCATACGATGCGGGCGGCGAGTTGGCCCTAATTACACTCGATATCGACCACTTCAAGGCCATTAACGATACGTACGGGCACCTGGTCGGTAACCAGGCGCTGATGGTGGTGGCCACGACATTGCGAGAATGCCTGAGCGACGAACCTGCCTGCCGCCTGTACCGCACGGGCGGCGAGGAGTTTGCCATTATCGCGCCACAGCACGAGCTTTCCCAAGCAACAGACTTAGTACTCAAGAGCCAGAGACGCTTACGTAATGCCAAGATTCGCTATAGTAAGGGCGAGTTCTTCCTATCTGCCTCGTTTGGCCTCGCCATCGTCAATGGCAAAGACACCAACTCAACGGCGGTCTTCAAGCGGGCGGATCACTACCTCTACCAGTCCAAACGGTGTGGTCGTGATTGCGTGACGATTGAGGGCACGACGATGACGGCGTCGTAA
- a CDS encoding NAD(P)H-dependent oxidoreductase, with protein sequence MKTVIVTSHPYDGSFCHALMMSAKKGAEAHGQTVDVIDLEADHFDPVMHSADLIGFLKHKAQDAQAQDYIARLKDADHLILVFPIWWELMPAMMKGFIDKVIFPGETFTYTKNGTGMISQLPKLQSTTIMTTMNTPRSVYRWLYGDAIQRALIRGTFKKMGLQNVKWLSCNMVKKSSDSKRTKWLRAAEKAGAAIA encoded by the coding sequence TTGAAAACAGTTATTGTCACGAGTCACCCTTACGATGGTAGTTTTTGTCACGCCCTCATGATGTCGGCAAAGAAAGGTGCAGAAGCACACGGCCAAACCGTTGACGTGATTGACCTGGAAGCCGATCATTTTGACCCCGTGATGCATTCAGCCGACCTGATTGGCTTCCTCAAACACAAGGCACAAGATGCTCAGGCGCAGGACTACATCGCACGCTTGAAGGACGCGGATCACCTCATCTTGGTCTTCCCTATCTGGTGGGAGCTCATGCCAGCCATGATGAAGGGCTTTATCGACAAAGTCATCTTCCCAGGTGAAACCTTCACCTACACCAAAAACGGCACGGGTATGATTTCGCAGCTGCCAAAACTGCAATCGACAACAATCATGACCACAATGAACACGCCGCGTAGCGTGTACCGGTGGCTTTACGGTGATGCCATCCAGCGTGCCCTCATCCGGGGCACATTTAAGAAGATGGGTTTGCAGAACGTGAAGTGGTTGTCCTGCAACATGGTCAAGAAAAGCAGCGACAGCAAGCGTACCAAGTGGTTGCGTGCTGCTGAGAAGGCCGGGGCGGCTATCGCCTAA